In Spartobacteria bacterium, the following are encoded in one genomic region:
- a CDS encoding HdeD family acid-resistance protein: MYQAQRGLLYIEKHKLIVLYDFKRRNRMIDEKTMVPSKFISTYGIILIIMGAFCIIMPLLASVIIEWLLGGTLIAFGLVLGASSFHSREWGGGPLRALEALLCMVFGVYLLFNPLKGVAFMALVMAGFFLAGGMFRIIAALQMRNVKGWQWMLVGGAVNVVLGGLIWGMWPINSAVIFATLFGVNFIFTGFSLLAMGKAVQQIGA, translated from the coding sequence ATGTATCAAGCGCAACGCGGTCTGCTGTATATTGAAAAACATAAGTTAATCGTACTTTACGATTTTAAAAGGAGAAATCGCATGATCGATGAAAAAACAATGGTTCCGTCGAAGTTTATATCTACCTATGGCATCATTCTGATAATAATGGGTGCTTTTTGCATTATCATGCCGTTATTGGCATCGGTCATTATTGAATGGTTGCTGGGCGGTACTTTGATTGCATTCGGGCTGGTATTGGGTGCATCCAGTTTTCACAGCCGCGAATGGGGCGGTGGACCGTTACGCGCATTGGAAGCACTCTTATGTATGGTTTTTGGGGTCTATTTACTTTTTAATCCGCTGAAGGGCGTCGCATTCATGGCCTTGGTCATGGCTGGTTTCTTTCTTGCCGGCGGCATGTTTCGTATTATCGCGGCTCTGCAGATGCGTAACGTGAAGGGCTGGCAGTGGATGCTGGTCGGCGGCGCAGTGAATGTAGTTCTTGGCGGATTGATATGGGGTATGTGGCCTATCAACTCTGCCGTAATATTTGCTACTTTGTTTGGCGTTAATTTTATTTTTACAGGCTTTAGTCTTCTGGCTATGGGCAAAGCGGTTCAGCAGATCGGCGCCTGA
- a CDS encoding N-acetyl-gamma-glutamyl-phosphate reductase, with translation MKKRAKIVGASGYGGIGIIELLLKHPEVDISCLVSVQDVGQPISKLYPHLSGFCDQVIVAVDDPQAREPFDVVFFSTPDRVGMEQAPAELAKGAKVIDYSGDFRFNKTETYADYATRLGKEPSHLAADLLPESVYGLGELHRKQIADQNTRLIGNPGCFAISCILGLSPAVKNSIIDLSSIICDCKTAISGAGKKASPTFHYPARYDNMNAYRLTGHQHVCEIEHQLSVQAGEPVMVTFTAQVVPMCRGIMSCLYGTLKEGINEADVLALYRDFYKDSPFVRVLEQDSGVGTVHVRGTNYCNLIVSVDARTRRLRVVSHIDNLVKGQAGNALQNMNLLFGYAETAGLESPGQYP, from the coding sequence ATGAAAAAACGAGCAAAAATTGTAGGTGCCAGTGGTTATGGCGGCATTGGAATCATTGAACTGCTACTGAAACATCCCGAAGTCGACATCAGCTGCCTGGTCAGCGTTCAGGATGTGGGTCAGCCCATCAGCAAACTTTATCCTCACTTGAGTGGATTCTGTGATCAGGTTATTGTTGCGGTAGACGATCCTCAGGCTCGTGAGCCGTTCGATGTAGTCTTTTTTTCCACGCCCGACCGCGTCGGCATGGAGCAGGCACCGGCCGAATTAGCCAAGGGGGCGAAAGTCATTGATTACAGCGGAGATTTTCGATTCAACAAAACCGAGACCTACGCCGATTACGCCACACGTTTAGGCAAAGAACCATCCCATCTGGCGGCTGATTTGCTACCGGAATCTGTTTATGGACTGGGTGAACTGCATCGCAAACAAATTGCTGATCAAAACACCCGTCTGATAGGCAATCCCGGCTGTTTTGCCATCAGTTGCATTTTAGGACTTTCACCCGCTGTAAAAAACAGCATCATTGACCTCTCGTCCATTATCTGCGACTGCAAAACGGCCATTTCCGGAGCCGGGAAAAAAGCCTCACCGACGTTTCATTACCCCGCGCGGTACGACAACATGAATGCCTATCGACTCACCGGCCATCAGCATGTATGCGAAATCGAGCATCAACTCAGTGTACAGGCAGGGGAACCCGTCATGGTGACCTTCACCGCGCAAGTTGTTCCCATGTGTCGCGGAATTATGTCCTGTTTATATGGAACACTGAAAGAAGGGATAAACGAAGCCGATGTATTGGCATTATACCGCGACTTCTACAAAGACAGTCCTTTTGTGCGCGTTCTCGAACAGGACAGCGGTGTAGGAACGGTGCATGTTCGCGGAACAAATTACTGCAATCTGATCGTGAGCGTAGATGCCCGCACTCGCCGCCTTCGAGTGGTATCGCACATTGATAATCTGGTAAAAGGCCAGGCAGGCAATGCCTTGCAGAATATGAATTTACTTTTTGGTTATGCAGAAACAGCGGGACTGGAAAGTCCTGGCCAATACCCATAG
- a CDS encoding ACT domain-containing protein has protein sequence MSGVVDFNVLLQTMQPALHEKEYVFCTVKEMTWEQLSDVKPWGLVCEEEGVTLIVEESAAQQRGWDYDGVFCCITLCVHSSLEAVGLTAAVASALAECEISANVVAAYYHDHIFVPSHRAKDAMVSLKRLCHPEG, from the coding sequence ATGAGCGGTGTGGTCGATTTTAATGTGTTGCTGCAAACGATGCAGCCGGCACTGCACGAGAAAGAGTATGTATTCTGTACTGTGAAAGAAATGACGTGGGAACAGTTATCTGATGTAAAACCGTGGGGTCTGGTGTGCGAAGAAGAGGGTGTGACGCTGATTGTTGAGGAATCGGCGGCGCAGCAGCGGGGATGGGATTACGATGGTGTTTTCTGCTGTATTACGCTGTGTGTTCATTCAAGTCTCGAGGCCGTAGGTCTGACCGCTGCGGTGGCATCTGCGTTGGCTGAATGTGAGATCAGTGCCAATGTGGTAGCGGCTTACTATCACGACCATATTTTTGTCCCGTCTCATAGAGCAAAGGATGCTATGGTGTCTTTAAAGCGGCTATGCCATCCGGAAGGATGA
- the rho gene encoding transcription termination factor Rho, whose translation MPPEPVERTVDVIVESGEQNGDSNNKNPQSVVDSSGAALEGRPHHSNNRRNDDNNKRNGRDRRERKDNRRNNSNNGNGGGNNGNNSNANANRDRGERLTPEERHAKEGCLLEMSDMQGQTVPELLKMAEELGLQEVGGLRKHELVFEILKAHARRSGGILGRGVLEILPDGFGFLRTPTYNYLPCAEDIYVSPSQIRRMGIKNGDYVEGEIRPPKDKERFFALCKINTVNDGDPKSARQKVPFGDLTPLFPNERLSLERLGHPGEISMRVMDLVTPIGKGQRGLIVAPPRTGKTVLLQKIANSISYNNPEVKLIILLIDERPEEVTDMQRNTKAEVLSSTFDEPPERHVQVAEIVIEMAKRQVECGKDVVILLDSITRLARAYNTLQPHSGKILSGGVDANALHKPKRFFGAARNIEHGGSLTIIATALIDTGSRMDEVIFEEFKGTGNMEISLDRNLVDKRIFPAINIERSGTRKEELLLHPDELARMWTLRKALNGVPPVEAMELVIGRLKKVQNNIEFLMTLQA comes from the coding sequence ATGCCACCGGAGCCTGTCGAACGTACCGTTGACGTTATTGTTGAATCAGGTGAACAGAACGGTGATTCGAATAATAAAAATCCCCAGTCTGTGGTTGATTCATCCGGTGCCGCGCTGGAGGGGCGTCCGCATCACAGTAATAATCGTCGTAATGACGATAATAACAAGCGCAACGGACGTGACCGCAGGGAGCGCAAAGATAATCGCCGTAACAACAGTAATAATGGCAACGGGGGCGGAAATAACGGAAATAACAGCAACGCCAATGCGAACCGCGATCGCGGAGAACGCCTGACTCCAGAGGAGCGACATGCCAAAGAAGGTTGCCTGCTGGAAATGTCGGATATGCAGGGCCAGACCGTTCCGGAACTGCTTAAAATGGCCGAGGAACTCGGATTGCAGGAAGTCGGCGGCCTGCGTAAACATGAACTGGTTTTCGAAATTCTTAAAGCGCATGCCCGCCGTAGCGGCGGCATTCTCGGTCGCGGGGTGTTGGAAATACTGCCCGATGGATTTGGTTTTTTACGTACACCCACATACAATTACCTGCCTTGTGCCGAAGATATTTATGTGTCGCCATCGCAAATTCGCCGTATGGGTATTAAAAACGGCGATTATGTCGAGGGCGAGATTCGTCCGCCTAAAGACAAAGAGCGTTTTTTTGCTCTCTGTAAAATCAATACCGTCAATGACGGAGATCCTAAATCAGCCCGACAGAAGGTGCCTTTTGGCGATTTGACCCCTTTGTTTCCCAATGAACGTCTGTCTCTCGAACGCCTCGGGCATCCTGGTGAGATTTCGATGCGGGTAATGGATCTCGTGACGCCCATTGGTAAAGGACAGCGTGGATTGATTGTGGCACCGCCACGAACAGGTAAAACGGTCCTGCTGCAGAAGATTGCCAACAGCATCTCGTACAATAATCCGGAAGTGAAACTGATCATTCTGCTGATCGATGAACGTCCGGAAGAAGTGACCGATATGCAGCGCAATACGAAGGCCGAAGTCTTGAGCTCGACCTTTGACGAGCCCCCCGAACGTCATGTTCAGGTTGCGGAGATCGTCATTGAAATGGCGAAACGCCAGGTGGAGTGCGGGAAGGATGTCGTTATTCTTCTCGATAGTATTACGCGTCTGGCCAGGGCATACAATACCCTGCAGCCTCACAGCGGAAAAATCCTTTCCGGTGGTGTAGATGCGAATGCACTGCATAAGCCGAAACGGTTCTTTGGTGCTGCCCGTAATATTGAACACGGAGGTAGTCTGACTATTATCGCCACGGCACTGATTGATACAGGCAGTCGTATGGATGAAGTGATTTTTGAAGAGTTCAAGGGAACCGGTAATATGGAAATCAGCCTGGATCGTAATCTGGTTGATAAACGTATTTTTCCTGCCATCAACATCGAGCGTTCCGGTACACGTAAAGAGGAATTGCTGTTGCATCCGGATGAACTGGCCCGCATGTGGACTCTGCGCAAAGCACTTAATGGGGTTCCCCCTGTAGAGGCCATGGAGCTGGTTATCGGTCGTCTAAAGAAGGTTCAGAACAATATTGAGTTCCTCATGACGCTCCAGGCTTGA